A genomic window from Cutibacterium acnes includes:
- a CDS encoding Na+/H+ antiporter NhaC family protein, with translation MISLTIGLALAVSIAIGRVRKINIGLVAIPFAYIIGAFFMHMKPSDVIDLWPTHIFFVILAISLFFGFAMANGTLAEIANGLLYRFRAAPVMLPVMILLVSVLISALGAGYYAVMVLMAPIALLTCRKIGINPLVGALCADCGGRWGRTLWSASTG, from the coding sequence ATGATTAGTCTCACCATTGGACTAGCACTTGCCGTATCGATAGCCATCGGCCGCGTTCGGAAGATCAACATCGGTCTCGTCGCGATTCCGTTCGCCTACATCATCGGCGCGTTTTTCATGCATATGAAGCCGTCCGACGTCATCGACCTGTGGCCGACCCACATCTTCTTTGTCATCCTCGCGATCTCGTTGTTCTTCGGATTTGCGATGGCCAACGGCACGCTCGCGGAGATCGCCAACGGGTTGCTCTATAGATTCCGTGCGGCTCCAGTCATGCTCCCGGTCATGATCCTCCTCGTGTCCGTGCTCATTTCGGCCTTGGGTGCCGGGTACTACGCCGTCATGGTGCTTATGGCGCCCATCGCTCTCCTCACGTGTCGCAAGATCGGGATCAACCCGCTCGTTGGTGCGTTGTGCGCCGACTGCGGGGGCAGGTGGGGTCGAACTTTATGGTCGGCCTCAACGGGGTGA
- a CDS encoding Maf family protein, whose amino-acid sequence MTTCFVLASKSPARLRMLRSAGIEPVVIASGADESHLRGEDAVAMTARLSRLKAHSVIESGALEEYPADRMIVVACDSVLNLDGRILGKPHTAERARQWWRRMRGHQGVLVSGHHVAVIVNGQLREQTRIGQTVVTFADLTDAEIDAYVDSGEPAAVAGAFTIDGLGGAFITRINGDPHNVTGISLPLLRQMLMDLDVEWSSLWNGPKGGHLG is encoded by the coding sequence ATGACGACCTGTTTCGTTCTTGCCTCGAAGTCCCCAGCCCGGCTACGTATGTTGCGTTCCGCCGGTATCGAGCCCGTCGTCATCGCATCAGGGGCCGATGAGAGTCATCTGCGCGGGGAGGACGCGGTTGCCATGACGGCGAGGTTGTCCCGCCTCAAGGCCCACTCAGTCATCGAGTCCGGAGCTCTTGAGGAGTACCCCGCTGACCGGATGATCGTGGTGGCCTGCGATTCCGTTCTCAACCTTGACGGACGCATTCTCGGCAAACCTCACACTGCCGAGCGCGCCCGGCAGTGGTGGCGTCGGATGCGCGGTCACCAGGGCGTGTTGGTGAGCGGCCATCACGTCGCGGTCATTGTGAACGGGCAGTTGCGCGAGCAGACCCGCATCGGCCAAACCGTCGTCACATTTGCCGACCTCACCGACGCCGAAATCGACGCCTACGTGGACAGTGGCGAACCCGCCGCGGTGGCGGGGGCGTTCACTATCGACGGTTTGGGCGGCGCCTTTATTACTCGTATCAACGGTGATCCCCACAATGTCACCGGCATCTCTCTACCCCTGCTGCGCCAGATGCTCATGGACCTCGACGTCGAATGGTCCTCACTGTGGAACGGTCCGAAGGGTGGCCATCTGGGCTGA
- a CDS encoding SDR family oxidoreductase: protein MKAPTTSEISHNSHGTKSVLVTGATRGIGRAIADELGRDHHIIVGGRHQEAVDNVVSELPNASPFVVDLTDEEATATAVSQLDHLDALINSAGVSATSPGDIGSQPRDEWRRVLEINVIAVADLTRLVLPLLRASHGDVIMINSGSGFLRTPASGGVYAASKYALRALTHALREEERGIVRVTSIHPGRVDTDMQVELQAQAGRPYNAAEHLRPQSVAVTVRAALEASADAMIEELSVRPVFRG, encoded by the coding sequence ATGAAAGCCCCCACGACGTCAGAAATTTCACACAACAGCCATGGCACTAAGAGTGTCCTCGTGACCGGGGCCACCCGCGGCATCGGGCGGGCCATCGCCGACGAGCTAGGACGTGACCACCACATCATCGTGGGAGGACGCCACCAAGAAGCCGTCGACAACGTGGTATCAGAACTACCCAACGCCTCCCCCTTCGTCGTCGATCTGACCGACGAGGAGGCCACCGCTACAGCCGTCTCCCAACTAGACCACCTTGACGCCCTTATTAACAGTGCAGGAGTGAGCGCGACGTCACCTGGCGATATTGGCTCCCAGCCCCGAGACGAATGGCGCCGAGTGTTAGAGATCAACGTCATCGCCGTCGCCGACCTCACTCGCCTAGTACTTCCACTACTACGCGCCAGCCACGGCGATGTCATCATGATCAACTCCGGATCAGGATTCCTGCGAACCCCCGCCAGCGGTGGCGTATACGCAGCATCAAAATATGCACTGCGAGCACTCACCCACGCCCTACGCGAAGAAGAACGCGGCATAGTCCGGGTAACCTCCATCCACCCCGGCCGCGTCGACACCGACATGCAGGTGGAGCTCCAAGCCCAGGCCGGGCGCCCCTACAACGCCGCCGAACATCTGCGCCCACAGTCGGTTGCCGTCACCGTGCGCGCAGCCTTGGAAGCCAGCGCGGACGCCATGATCGAAGAACTCTCAGTGCGCCCAGTCTTCCGCGGCTGA
- a CDS encoding SLC13 family permease encodes MGSNFMVGLNGVIFRNLITGERFSSNEAFVVSTTIFVVYLVMTFFIILTMLFISSHQRKRDGMMAQKVTFAEPIPLDRRQRTNVWLIGVFVVILLVPPILHLCMPHNSAVTWVNSRVDVSLFAILFAIVCALMRVGEEKESLLHVPWSTLIMIGGMGMLVSIAVKAGTISLLAGWVGHTPRLLIPVVLCFLAAVLNMFGGSFVGVVAPALFPVVATLARATGMSPVLLYTSTTIGGLATGISPFSAGGAMVLGFTDKDERDDMFHREFAVGLPVCVGAALVVSFLCSLVLG; translated from the coding sequence GTGGGGTCGAACTTTATGGTCGGCCTCAACGGGGTGATTTTCCGTAACCTCATTACTGGCGAGAGGTTTAGCTCAAACGAGGCTTTCGTGGTCTCGACGACGATCTTCGTCGTCTACCTCGTCATGACTTTCTTCATTATCCTGACGATGCTCTTCATCTCCTCGCATCAACGCAAACGCGACGGAATGATGGCTCAAAAAGTGACCTTTGCCGAACCCATACCACTGGACCGACGTCAGCGCACGAATGTGTGGCTCATCGGGGTTTTCGTCGTCATTCTTCTCGTGCCGCCGATCCTCCATCTTTGTATGCCGCACAACTCGGCCGTGACCTGGGTGAACTCGCGGGTCGATGTCTCGCTCTTCGCTATCCTCTTCGCCATTGTCTGTGCGCTTATGAGGGTCGGTGAAGAGAAAGAGTCGCTCTTACACGTACCGTGGTCGACCCTCATCATGATCGGTGGGATGGGCATGCTCGTCTCGATAGCTGTCAAGGCGGGCACGATCTCGTTGCTTGCTGGGTGGGTTGGACACACACCGAGACTGCTCATCCCCGTTGTTCTGTGCTTCCTGGCGGCAGTTTTGAACATGTTCGGCGGCAGTTTCGTCGGGGTTGTCGCCCCGGCTCTGTTCCCAGTCGTGGCGACCCTCGCGAGGGCGACCGGCATGAGCCCGGTGCTCCTGTACACGAGCACGACGATCGGTGGTCTGGCCACCGGTATCTCGCCATTCTCGGCCGGCGGAGCCATGGTTCTGGGATTCACCGACAAGGACGAGAGGGACGACATGTTCCACCGTGAGTTCGCCGTCGGCCTGCCTGTCTGCGTCGGCGCAGCGCTTGTCGTGAGTTTCTTGTGCTCGCTCGTGCTCGGCTGA
- a CDS encoding acyl-CoA carboxylase subunit epsilon, translated as MDDAITVTKGNLTDEELGALVAVVAELTRPGPNAYVPDDRPIAFGWKSYWRTIREPFMPGQAAWRGSLRRY; from the coding sequence ATGGATGACGCAATCACGGTGACGAAGGGGAATCTCACCGACGAAGAGCTCGGCGCGCTGGTGGCGGTGGTGGCCGAGCTCACTCGCCCCGGCCCAAACGCCTACGTGCCTGATGACCGACCGATCGCCTTCGGCTGGAAATCGTATTGGCGTACCATCCGTGAACCTTTTATGCCCGGCCAGGCAGCCTGGCGTGGATCTTTGCGACGCTACTGA
- a CDS encoding hydroxymethylpyrimidine/phosphomethylpyrimidine kinase, whose amino-acid sequence MTKIALAIAGSEASGGAGAQTDLKTFHQLGVFGCTSLTCIVSFDPHNDWGHRFVPVDPQVIHDQIEAAVAVHGRVDAVKIGMLGTPTTIGVVAEALESYQFPKVILDPVLICKGQEPGAAFDTDNALREKLLPRADVVTPNLFETQTLAGVDEITSVEALKDAAKRIGDQGVPVVIAKAGTLLDTGTALDVYYDGHDCEVLEVPAVSQERVSGAGCTLAAAITAEIAKGASALDAVRTAKQVVVSAIENRMHGNAPFDCVYQGNYRA is encoded by the coding sequence GTGACGAAGATTGCACTTGCTATTGCCGGGTCCGAGGCGTCCGGTGGCGCTGGAGCCCAGACCGACCTCAAGACTTTTCACCAGCTCGGGGTGTTCGGATGCACGTCCTTGACGTGCATCGTCTCGTTTGACCCTCACAATGACTGGGGACACCGGTTTGTGCCGGTGGACCCGCAAGTCATCCATGATCAGATTGAGGCGGCCGTTGCCGTCCATGGTCGGGTCGACGCCGTGAAGATCGGTATGCTCGGCACCCCGACGACGATTGGCGTCGTCGCTGAGGCTCTTGAGAGCTATCAGTTCCCTAAGGTCATCCTTGATCCGGTGCTCATCTGTAAGGGTCAGGAGCCCGGTGCCGCCTTTGACACCGACAATGCTTTACGCGAGAAGCTCCTGCCACGCGCTGACGTCGTGACTCCGAACCTCTTCGAGACTCAGACCTTGGCCGGGGTGGACGAGATCACCTCCGTGGAAGCCCTTAAAGATGCTGCCAAGCGGATTGGTGACCAGGGAGTTCCGGTCGTCATCGCCAAGGCCGGCACCCTGCTGGACACTGGCACCGCTCTGGACGTCTACTACGACGGCCATGATTGCGAGGTCCTTGAAGTTCCTGCCGTCAGCCAGGAGCGCGTCTCTGGTGCTGGATGCACCTTGGCTGCCGCGATCACCGCGGAGATTGCCAAGGGGGCCAGCGCCCTCGATGCTGTCCGCACTGCTAAGCAGGTTGTCGTTTCGGCGATCGAAAACCGGATGCACGGCAACGCCCCGTTCGACTGCGTTTACCAGGGAAATTACCGAGCCTGA
- a CDS encoding NUDIX hydrolase yields MATPQFILDLRRHIGHAPLWLAGSSAVVVRDGPRGPQVLLVQRADDGQWTPVCGIIEPGERPDEAILREIHEETGVVAEVVRLVRVNVAAPVTYPNGDQCQFLDHDFLCRWVSGEPMVDDDESSHTGFFSIDQLPPMVPRHRRRIETALNPADTVIMSSDMVSPDIQEVR; encoded by the coding sequence ATGGCGACACCACAGTTCATCCTGGACCTGAGACGTCATATTGGTCATGCGCCATTATGGTTGGCCGGCAGTAGTGCTGTCGTGGTGCGTGATGGCCCTCGGGGGCCTCAGGTGCTGTTGGTGCAGCGGGCCGATGACGGGCAATGGACGCCGGTCTGCGGAATTATAGAGCCGGGGGAGAGGCCCGATGAGGCCATCCTTCGCGAGATCCACGAAGAGACAGGGGTAGTAGCAGAGGTCGTCCGACTAGTTCGGGTTAACGTGGCTGCCCCCGTCACCTATCCCAATGGCGATCAGTGCCAGTTCCTCGACCACGACTTCTTGTGTCGGTGGGTGAGCGGTGAGCCCATGGTCGATGACGACGAGTCCAGCCATACCGGGTTCTTCAGCATCGACCAGCTGCCCCCGATGGTGCCGCGTCACCGTCGGCGCATCGAGACCGCGCTCAATCCTGCCGATACCGTCATCATGAGTTCGGACATGGTGAGCCCAGACATCCAGGAGGTCCGATGA
- a CDS encoding biotin--[acetyl-CoA-carboxylase] ligase, protein MDSTGSTNADMAAFVRAGGTSFCLLVADHQEGGRGRFTRSWQDVPGTSLAISALVPNDRPSQDWGWLSMVAGLAVAKVIEEVGGADRSRVTLKWPNDVLVDLDTDQGGKVCGILSERVDGPAGPHAVIGIGINVSMGRDELPLPTATSLALCGLNHDKNELLASLLIHLDELLTVWFETGTVRDQYVARCDTIGTPVRLTFDPEIVGGGEGVIEGIGVDVDVDGAIVVETSDGRRSFNAADVHHLRTR, encoded by the coding sequence ATTGACTCCACCGGTTCCACTAACGCCGACATGGCTGCTTTCGTGCGAGCAGGGGGAACGTCTTTCTGCCTACTCGTTGCTGACCACCAAGAGGGCGGGCGTGGACGGTTCACGCGCAGTTGGCAGGATGTCCCCGGTACGAGTTTGGCGATCTCAGCGTTGGTGCCCAATGATCGTCCATCGCAGGACTGGGGCTGGCTGTCGATGGTTGCGGGGCTTGCCGTTGCCAAGGTCATCGAGGAGGTCGGTGGGGCTGACCGTTCCCGAGTGACGCTGAAGTGGCCCAATGATGTGCTCGTGGATCTGGACACTGACCAGGGCGGCAAAGTGTGCGGAATCCTCTCAGAACGCGTCGATGGTCCAGCCGGTCCGCACGCCGTCATCGGAATCGGCATCAACGTTTCGATGGGGCGTGACGAATTGCCCCTGCCGACGGCGACCTCTCTGGCTCTGTGTGGGTTGAACCACGACAAGAATGAGTTGCTGGCCAGCCTTCTCATCCACCTTGACGAGCTATTAACAGTGTGGTTTGAGACCGGAACGGTGCGAGATCAGTATGTGGCCCGCTGTGACACCATTGGTACTCCGGTCCGTCTGACCTTCGACCCAGAAATCGTGGGTGGTGGTGAGGGGGTCATTGAGGGCATCGGTGTCGACGTTGACGTTGATGGCGCTATCGTGGTGGAAACTTCTGACGGGCGTCGCAGTTTCAACGCTGCTGACGTTCATCATTTGCGAACCAGGTGA
- a CDS encoding thioester domain-containing protein — protein MKQMFKSPTTAVLTGVLIAGSALLLPPLPAKADAVNEIHAKAGDQASVSLTAYADSPFYKKLPSYVSDSLRDGLFYYTGYYLEDGAAAGLADLTALHPTDTEDNSHTLDGDPVLAYCIEKNSLQERYHQDTGTLTKWSELKPHYNDNLTNALPKIGWIAKNGYPSKALDELEKQANAANGNDDATGSDHRDAVTATQAAIWHFSDDFTLKSDDITEYENGRLVSVPDSAKKHISSLYNYLIKKAVPVSDPLDSTSDARGTSDFAGAALSLEAGQQGHQDRIIVPIQPLSPAPTPTPTPTPTPTPTPTPTPTPTPTPTPTPTPTPTPTPTPTPTPTPTPTPTPTPTPTPTPTPTPTPTPTPTPTPTPTPTPTPTPTPTPTPTDHVKVTTTADQTAEVGKPFGDTAHITGTVPEGAHITFKLSHKGLLPNMCGDSVITTKPVAVPAGDHVQPIDIASPKVTVGEAGTYYWVETLTDNNGKVLAQGKCGEHAETTTVTAPVVPTPTPTMIPVGPSHPGLMPHTGV, from the coding sequence ATGAAACAAATGTTTAAATCCCCCACGACCGCAGTATTGACCGGAGTGCTCATTGCTGGGTCTGCGCTTTTACTGCCCCCGCTCCCCGCGAAGGCTGACGCAGTAAATGAAATTCATGCGAAGGCTGGAGATCAAGCCTCGGTGTCATTGACCGCATACGCAGATTCCCCCTTCTACAAGAAACTCCCAAGTTACGTCAGCGACTCACTGAGGGACGGCCTCTTCTATTACACGGGATATTATCTCGAAGATGGAGCAGCTGCGGGGCTTGCTGATCTAACGGCGCTCCACCCGACGGACACAGAAGACAACTCTCATACACTAGATGGCGATCCAGTACTGGCGTACTGCATTGAGAAGAATTCACTTCAAGAGCGGTACCATCAGGACACTGGTACTCTCACCAAGTGGAGTGAACTGAAACCACATTACAACGATAATCTCACCAACGCACTCCCCAAGATTGGGTGGATTGCAAAAAACGGCTACCCTAGCAAAGCTCTTGACGAGTTAGAGAAGCAAGCTAACGCCGCTAATGGGAACGATGATGCAACAGGATCCGATCACAGGGATGCCGTAACCGCCACCCAGGCGGCAATATGGCACTTCAGTGACGATTTCACCCTGAAAAGCGATGACATCACCGAATATGAAAATGGTAGGCTGGTATCCGTTCCCGACAGTGCAAAGAAGCACATATCGAGTCTTTATAATTATTTGATCAAAAAGGCTGTTCCTGTCTCAGATCCGTTGGACTCCACGTCCGACGCACGGGGGACCTCAGATTTCGCCGGTGCAGCCCTGAGCCTTGAAGCAGGGCAACAGGGGCACCAAGATCGCATCATTGTTCCCATCCAGCCACTAAGTCCGGCCCCGACGCCGACGCCGACACCAACGCCAACCCCGACGCCGACACCAACCCCGACGCCGACACCAACCCCGACGCCGACACCAACCCCGACGCCGACACCAACCCCGACGCCGACACCAACCCCGACGCCGACACCAACCCCGACGCCGACACCAACCCCGACGCCGACACCAACCCCGACGCCGACACCAACCCCGACGCCGACACCAACCCCGACGCCGACACCAACCCCGACGCCGACACCAACCCCGACGCCGACACCAACCCCGACGGATCATGTGAAAGTGACCACCACCGCCGACCAGACCGCCGAGGTGGGCAAGCCCTTCGGCGACACCGCCCACATCACCGGCACGGTCCCCGAAGGCGCCCACATCACGTTCAAGCTGTCCCACAAGGGGCTACTACCGAACATGTGCGGCGACTCGGTTATCACGACCAAGCCCGTCGCGGTTCCGGCCGGCGACCACGTCCAGCCCATCGACATCGCCTCTCCGAAGGTGACCGTCGGGGAAGCTGGCACCTACTACTGGGTGGAGACCCTCACCGATAACAACGGCAAGGTGCTCGCCCAGGGCAAGTGCGGTGAACACGCCGAAACCACCACGGTCACCGCACCAGTGGTTCCGACACCAACCCCGACCATGATTCCGGTCGGCCCCAGCCACCCAGGGCTAATGCCTCACACGGGTGTGTGA
- a CDS encoding acyl-CoA carboxylase subunit beta, translating to MEIDIHTTAGKIADLGRRIDEAVNAASPSAIEKQHATGKMTARERILRLLDEDSFTELDEFARHRSTNFGMDRKRPYTDGVITGVGAIHGRPVCVFSQDVTIFGGSLGEVYGEKICKIIDFAVKTGCPLIGINEGGGARIQEGVASLARFGDIFRRNTRASGVIPQISIIMGAAAGGHVYSPALTDFIVMVDQTSQMFITGPAVVKQVTGEDVSLEELGGARTHSVKSGNSHYLANDEDDALEFVRDLISYLPQNNLEDPPFYDDGEADLTITDHDRKLDVLIPDSSHQPYDMHEVITTVLDEDTFLEIHELFAPNVICGFGRIEGRVIGIVANQPMVNAGTLDIDASEKAARFVRTCDSFNIPVLTFVDTPGFLPGVEQEHDGIIRRGAKLIYAYAEATVPLLTVVTRKAYGGAYIVMGSKTLGADVNLAWPTAQIAVMGAEGAVSILHRRTLATDPDPQAKRKELIDEYETTLSNPYQAAERGWIDQVIHPHETRASVIRTLRLLRTKREALPPKKHGNIPL from the coding sequence ATGGAGATCGACATCCACACCACGGCCGGGAAGATCGCCGACCTCGGTCGGAGGATCGACGAGGCCGTCAATGCCGCATCCCCCTCGGCCATCGAAAAGCAACATGCCACCGGAAAGATGACCGCCCGGGAGCGCATCTTACGGCTACTCGATGAAGATTCCTTTACTGAGCTTGACGAGTTCGCCCGTCACCGCTCAACGAACTTCGGCATGGATCGCAAACGTCCGTACACCGACGGGGTCATCACCGGTGTCGGCGCGATCCATGGTCGCCCGGTTTGTGTATTCAGCCAGGACGTCACTATCTTCGGCGGATCCCTCGGCGAAGTCTACGGCGAGAAAATCTGCAAAATTATTGACTTCGCCGTCAAGACTGGTTGTCCCCTTATCGGCATCAATGAGGGCGGCGGCGCACGCATCCAAGAGGGAGTGGCCTCACTGGCCCGCTTCGGTGATATTTTCCGCCGCAACACCAGGGCCTCCGGTGTTATCCCCCAGATCTCCATCATCATGGGTGCGGCGGCCGGAGGCCACGTCTACTCTCCTGCCCTCACTGACTTCATTGTTATGGTCGACCAGACCTCCCAGATGTTCATCACCGGCCCGGCTGTCGTCAAGCAAGTCACCGGTGAGGACGTCTCTCTCGAAGAGCTGGGCGGCGCACGCACCCACTCCGTCAAGTCGGGCAATTCCCACTACCTGGCCAATGACGAGGACGATGCTCTCGAGTTCGTCCGCGACCTCATTAGCTATCTTCCGCAGAACAACCTTGAGGATCCGCCGTTCTACGACGATGGCGAGGCCGACCTGACGATCACCGATCACGACCGCAAGCTCGACGTTCTCATCCCGGACTCTTCACATCAGCCCTATGACATGCACGAGGTCATCACGACCGTGCTGGACGAAGACACCTTCCTGGAGATCCACGAACTCTTCGCCCCCAACGTCATCTGCGGATTCGGACGCATTGAAGGTCGCGTGATCGGCATCGTCGCCAACCAACCGATGGTCAATGCCGGCACCCTCGACATCGACGCATCTGAGAAGGCCGCCCGGTTCGTACGCACCTGCGACTCTTTTAACATTCCGGTGCTCACCTTCGTCGACACCCCTGGTTTCCTGCCCGGCGTCGAGCAAGAGCACGACGGTATTATCCGCCGCGGCGCCAAACTCATTTATGCCTACGCTGAGGCCACCGTGCCGCTACTGACCGTCGTCACCCGCAAGGCCTACGGCGGCGCCTACATCGTGATGGGGTCCAAGACCCTCGGCGCCGACGTCAATCTGGCCTGGCCTACCGCGCAGATTGCCGTCATGGGGGCCGAGGGGGCCGTCAGCATCCTGCATCGACGCACCCTTGCCACGGATCCTGATCCACAGGCCAAGCGCAAAGAGCTCATTGACGAATACGAGACGACCCTATCGAACCCGTACCAGGCCGCCGAGCGAGGCTGGATCGACCAGGTCATCCATCCGCACGAGACCCGCGCCTCGGTCATTCGCACCCTTCGTCTGTTGCGCACCAAGCGTGAGGCCCTGCCTCCCAAAAAGCACGGAAACATCCCGCTGTGA